A genome region from Thermoanaerobacterium xylanolyticum LX-11 includes the following:
- the gyrA gene encoding DNA gyrase subunit A has protein sequence MSDNTNNEELRVIPVDVEDEMKKSFIDYAMSVIVSRALPDVRDGLKPVHRRILYAMNGLGLTPDKPYKKSVTVVGEVLGKYHPHGDVAVYDAMVRMAQDFSMRETLVDGHGNFGSIDGDPAAAMRYTEARLSKIALEMLTDINKETVDFVPNFDENYKEPVVLPSRFPNLLVNGSQGIAVGMATNIPPHNLGEVIDGIIAYIDNPYIATDELMRYIKGPDFPTGGLIVGKDGIRETYETGRGKIIVRAKAEIEEHNGRNRIVVTELPYMVIKSKLVEKIAELVRDKHIEGISDLRDESDRNGMRIVIELKRDVNPKVVLNKLYMHTQMQQTFGAIMLALVDGAPKILSLNQIIEKYVDHQVDVITRRTKFDLQKAEERAHILEGLKIALDHIDEVINVIRSSKTEPIAKNNLMDKFGLSDRQAQAIVDMRLGRLTGLERQKIEDELNDLYQKIKELKSILSDEKKVLDIIKKELKDVKDKYSSGRRTHIVAKEDEVDIEDLVQLEDAVVTMTHFGYIKRMPLDAYKAQKRGGKGISGISTREDDFVENVFTTTTHDRLLFFTNKGKVYSLRTIDIPESGRQAKGTAIINLIQIDQDEKVNAVIPIKKSHNAKYVVMCTKNGIIKKTEIDDFPKIKKSGNTAIKLDDGDELINVMLTDGNREIIIGTANGFCIRFHEDNLRPMGRQARGVIAVTLRDDDYVVEMDLVDRDKDILVVTENGYGKRSDANEYRSQTRAGKGIIAAKITKKTGKLVSIMSVSEKDELMIISANGILIRTKIADISKMHRDTTGVMLMKLDEGDRVVSTARIANDEE, from the coding sequence GTGAGCGATAACACAAATAATGAAGAATTGAGAGTAATACCAGTAGATGTAGAAGATGAGATGAAAAAATCTTTTATAGATTACGCCATGAGCGTCATCGTAAGCAGGGCCTTGCCTGACGTGAGAGATGGATTAAAGCCTGTTCACAGGAGAATTCTCTATGCAATGAATGGCCTTGGTCTTACGCCTGACAAGCCTTACAAGAAAAGCGTAACTGTCGTAGGTGAAGTATTAGGGAAATACCATCCACACGGCGATGTGGCAGTTTACGATGCTATGGTTAGGATGGCGCAGGATTTTTCTATGAGAGAGACATTGGTTGACGGCCATGGTAATTTTGGAAGCATCGACGGAGATCCGGCTGCTGCAATGAGGTACACAGAAGCAAGGTTATCAAAGATAGCCTTGGAAATGCTTACTGACATAAATAAAGAGACTGTGGACTTTGTGCCAAATTTCGATGAAAACTACAAAGAACCTGTAGTTCTTCCATCAAGGTTTCCAAACTTATTAGTAAATGGATCACAAGGAATAGCCGTTGGAATGGCTACTAATATTCCTCCTCACAATTTAGGCGAAGTGATAGACGGCATAATTGCGTATATAGATAATCCGTATATTGCTACAGATGAGCTTATGAGGTATATAAAGGGCCCTGACTTTCCTACGGGTGGTCTTATAGTTGGAAAAGATGGCATCAGAGAAACGTACGAGACAGGCAGAGGGAAGATAATAGTAAGAGCTAAGGCAGAGATAGAGGAGCACAATGGCAGGAATCGCATAGTCGTAACAGAATTGCCTTATATGGTTATAAAATCAAAGTTGGTTGAAAAGATAGCAGAGCTTGTAAGGGACAAGCATATAGAAGGCATCTCTGATTTAAGAGATGAATCGGATAGAAACGGCATGAGAATTGTCATCGAATTAAAGAGAGATGTAAATCCAAAGGTCGTCTTGAATAAATTGTACATGCATACACAGATGCAGCAGACGTTTGGAGCTATCATGTTGGCCCTTGTAGATGGAGCTCCAAAGATACTTTCGTTAAACCAGATTATTGAGAAGTACGTGGATCATCAGGTGGATGTCATTACGAGAAGGACTAAGTTTGACCTTCAAAAGGCTGAAGAAAGGGCACATATTTTAGAAGGCTTGAAGATTGCCCTTGACCATATTGATGAAGTCATAAATGTTATACGAAGCTCCAAAACAGAGCCTATAGCGAAGAATAATTTGATGGACAAGTTTGGGCTTAGTGATAGGCAAGCACAGGCTATCGTTGATATGAGGCTAGGACGCCTTACAGGATTAGAAAGACAGAAGATAGAAGATGAATTAAACGATCTTTACCAAAAAATAAAAGAGCTAAAAAGCATACTGTCAGATGAAAAAAAGGTGTTGGACATAATAAAGAAAGAGCTTAAAGATGTAAAAGATAAATATTCATCAGGCAGAAGAACTCACATTGTGGCAAAAGAAGACGAAGTTGACATTGAAGATTTGGTTCAATTGGAAGACGCTGTTGTAACCATGACGCACTTTGGTTACATAAAGAGAATGCCTCTTGATGCTTATAAAGCACAGAAGCGTGGTGGAAAGGGCATATCTGGCATATCTACAAGGGAAGACGATTTTGTGGAAAATGTATTTACGACTACGACACATGATAGGCTATTGTTTTTCACAAATAAAGGTAAGGTGTACAGCTTAAGGACTATAGATATACCTGAGTCAGGAAGGCAAGCTAAGGGGACAGCTATAATAAACCTCATTCAGATAGATCAGGATGAAAAAGTAAATGCTGTGATACCAATTAAGAAATCTCACAATGCTAAGTATGTCGTAATGTGCACGAAAAATGGAATAATCAAAAAGACTGAAATCGACGATTTCCCGAAGATAAAGAAAAGCGGCAATACAGCCATAAAGCTTGATGATGGAGATGAGCTTATAAATGTCATGCTTACAGATGGCAACAGGGAAATAATCATAGGTACAGCAAATGGCTTCTGCATAAGGTTCCATGAGGACAATTTAAGGCCAATGGGCAGACAGGCAAGAGGTGTAATAGCAGTTACACTTAGAGACGATGATTATGTTGTTGAGATGGATTTGGTCGATAGAGATAAAGACATATTAGTTGTTACAGAAAATGGATATGGAAAAAGAAGCGATGCCAATGAATACAGATCGCAGACAAGGGCAGGAAAAGGAATAATAGCTGCAAAAATAACGAAAAAAACTGGAAAATTGGTTTCTATAATGTCTGTAAGTGAAAAAGATGAGCTTATGATAATCTCAGCCAATGGAATCCTTATAAGGACAAAAATTGCTGATATATCAAAGATGCATAGGGATACTACAGGTGTGATGCTGATGAAGCTTGATGAAGGTGATAGAGTTGTTTCGACTGCAAGGATAGCAAATGATGAGGAATAA
- a CDS encoding FMN-binding protein: protein MKKSLAIGLTTAFIAVSLVGCGSNSSNTSSNTSGSSGAYKDGTYKAEQASFDAHGYKGQIEITVKDGKISSVVYNEVDKNGKFKRDDADYASKMKAKNNITPKEVDEKLQQELVDSQDTSKVDTVAGATESSKTFVELANQALKDAKK, encoded by the coding sequence ATGAAAAAATCATTGGCTATTGGGCTTACTACGGCATTTATTGCAGTAAGCTTGGTTGGTTGTGGTTCAAATAGCTCCAATACGTCTTCAAATACATCTGGCTCATCCGGTGCGTACAAAGACGGTACTTACAAAGCAGAACAAGCATCATTCGATGCACACGGATACAAAGGACAGATTGAGATCACCGTAAAAGACGGCAAGATTTCAAGCGTTGTGTACAATGAAGTAGATAAAAACGGCAAGTTCAAAAGAGACGATGCCGACTACGCATCAAAGATGAAAGCTAAAAACAACATAACGCCAAAAGAAGTAGATGAAAAACTTCAGCAAGAATTAGTAGATAGCCAAGATACGTCAAAAGTCGATACTGTGGCAGGTGCTACAGAATCATCAAAGACGTTTGTAGAGTTGGCAAATCAAGCATTGAAAGATGCTAAGAAATAA
- a CDS encoding ferritin-like domain-containing protein — protein MVSKKELISNLNTDLTKEYAAMVQYIQHSSMLHGAEYVEVIDKILEHAKDEHDHAVILTDIIQYLGGIPTVEVYPRQTSLDNREMLYQDLNYEYDALNGYNQRIAQAENLGLFDVGQKLRNIALEEENHIIDLEKALGILKIDP, from the coding sequence ATGGTAAGCAAAAAAGAGCTTATATCAAACTTGAATACTGACTTAACCAAGGAATATGCCGCAATGGTGCAGTACATCCAGCATTCCAGCATGCTGCACGGTGCGGAATACGTGGAAGTCATCGACAAGATATTAGAACACGCAAAAGATGAACACGATCATGCGGTAATATTGACAGACATTATACAATACCTTGGTGGTATCCCCACAGTGGAAGTTTACCCAAGGCAAACTTCTCTTGACAATAGAGAAATGCTTTATCAAGATTTAAACTACGAGTACGACGCATTGAATGGATACAATCAAAGGATAGCTCAAGCGGAAAATTTAGGATTGTTTGACGTAGGACAAAAGCTCAGAAATATAGCTTTAGAAGAAGAAAATCACATAATAGACCTGGAAAAAGCATTAGGTATACTAAAAATAGATCCATGA
- the ilvN gene encoding acetolactate synthase small subunit, with product MHTISVLVNNHSGVLSRVVGLFSRRGYNIESLAVGTTEQNDQSRITLTVDGDDYVITQIIRQLSKLYDVIKVQDVGKFPNVSRELVLVKVEINSSTRDDIMHIVDTFRGKVIDISLDSIIIEMTGDTEKVEAFIKLIKQFQVRELTRTGLITLERGNRILKEYEEEL from the coding sequence ATACACACAATATCTGTCTTGGTAAACAATCATTCTGGTGTATTGTCGAGAGTTGTAGGTCTTTTCTCAAGAAGAGGCTATAACATCGAAAGTTTGGCTGTAGGCACCACAGAACAAAATGATCAATCTCGCATTACCTTAACAGTCGATGGTGACGATTATGTGATAACACAAATAATAAGACAGCTTAGCAAGCTGTATGATGTTATTAAGGTACAAGATGTAGGCAAATTTCCTAATGTCTCAAGGGAGCTTGTACTGGTAAAAGTCGAGATCAATTCCAGCACGAGAGATGACATCATGCATATTGTAGATACTTTTAGAGGCAAAGTCATTGATATTTCACTGGATTCTATCATCATTGAAATGACTGGAGACACTGAAAAGGTTGAGGCATTTATAAAACTCATCAAACAATTTCAAGTAAGAGAACTTACAAGAACAGGTCTTATAACTTTAGAAAGAGGAAATAGAATTTTAAAAGAATACGAGGAGGAATTGTAA
- the ilvC gene encoding ketol-acid reductoisomerase, translating into MARMYYDEDADLNLLKGKKIAIIGYGSQGHAHALNLRDSGLDVVVGLYEGSKSAERAKQDGLTVLNVDDACEVSDIIMILIPDEKQSKVYKESIEKHLKPGNALVFAHGFNIHFHQIVPPEYVDVFMVAPKGPGHLVRRVFTEGKGVPDLVAVHQNYTGKAFEIALAYAKGIGGTRAGVLETTFKEETETDLFGEQAVLCGGVTELMKAGFETLVDAGYQPEIAYFECIHEMKLIVDLIYEGGFANMRYSISDTAEYGDYLTGKRIITEDTRNEMKQVLNEIQTGEFAKKWLLENAVGRPQFNAIREREANQKLEKVGKELRGMMSWLKKK; encoded by the coding sequence ATGGCAAGAATGTATTATGATGAAGATGCAGATTTAAATCTTTTGAAAGGAAAGAAAATTGCGATAATTGGTTATGGTAGCCAAGGACATGCACATGCTCTTAATTTAAGGGATTCTGGTTTAGATGTTGTGGTAGGTCTATATGAAGGAAGCAAATCTGCTGAAAGAGCGAAACAGGATGGACTTACGGTTTTAAATGTAGATGATGCGTGTGAAGTATCTGACATAATAATGATTTTAATACCTGATGAAAAGCAGTCAAAAGTGTACAAAGAAAGCATAGAAAAGCACTTAAAACCTGGAAATGCTTTGGTTTTTGCTCATGGTTTCAATATACATTTCCATCAGATTGTGCCGCCAGAGTACGTGGATGTATTCATGGTAGCGCCAAAAGGGCCTGGACATTTGGTAAGAAGGGTTTTTACAGAAGGAAAAGGCGTTCCTGATTTAGTTGCGGTTCATCAAAACTACACTGGAAAGGCTTTTGAGATAGCCTTAGCTTATGCTAAAGGAATTGGAGGCACAAGAGCAGGTGTCTTAGAGACTACTTTTAAAGAGGAGACAGAGACGGATCTTTTTGGTGAACAGGCGGTTTTGTGCGGCGGTGTCACGGAGCTTATGAAAGCAGGTTTTGAAACTTTAGTAGATGCTGGTTATCAACCTGAAATAGCCTATTTTGAGTGTATACACGAGATGAAGCTTATAGTCGATTTGATCTATGAGGGCGGTTTTGCCAACATGAGGTATTCCATCTCTGATACGGCAGAGTATGGTGATTATCTGACAGGCAAAAGGATAATAACGGAAGATACGAGAAACGAAATGAAACAAGTTTTGAATGAAATTCAGACAGGGGAGTTTGCAAAGAAATGGCTTTTAGAAAATGCTGTAGGAAGACCGCAGTTTAATGCCATAAGAGAAAGAGAAGCAAATCAAAAGCTTGAGAAGGTAGGAAAAGAGCTCCGTGGAATGATGTCATGGCTTAAAAAGAAGTAA
- a CDS encoding 2-isopropylmalate synthase, whose amino-acid sequence MGDRKVIVFDTTLRDGEQTPGVNFDKETKYKIANKLVSLGVDVIEAGFPAASNGDFEAVKYVAENLDGVTVAGLSRCVKSDIDRTYEALKNAKKSRIHLFIATSDIHLKYKLKISRDEALKMAVDSVKYALGKFDEIQFSAEDASRTDWDFLVKVFNEVIDAGAKIINIPDTVGYAVPKEFGRLVEYVKDNIHDRENVTISVHCHNDLGMAVVNSLSAVESGADQVEVTVCGIGERAGNAALEEVIMAINTRKDYFNVIHGINTKEIYSTCKLVSEMAGIELQPNKAIVGFNAFRHTAGIHQHGVINNKATYEIMKPEDIGITTDHISMGKLSGRNAFELKLKNMGFNLSRDEVNIAFKRFKDVADNKKVVDDEDIREIVEDVILNSKSFKEGELWG is encoded by the coding sequence ATGGGGGATAGAAAAGTCATTGTTTTTGATACGACGTTGAGAGATGGTGAGCAGACGCCAGGCGTCAATTTCGACAAGGAAACTAAATATAAGATAGCAAATAAGCTTGTTTCACTTGGAGTTGACGTAATAGAAGCCGGCTTTCCTGCTGCATCAAACGGTGATTTTGAAGCTGTGAAATATGTAGCGGAAAATTTAGATGGTGTCACTGTTGCAGGATTGTCGAGATGTGTGAAAAGCGATATAGATAGAACTTATGAAGCATTAAAAAATGCAAAAAAATCCAGGATACATCTTTTTATTGCTACATCTGATATTCATTTAAAATACAAGTTAAAAATATCCAGAGATGAAGCCTTAAAAATGGCAGTTGACAGTGTGAAATATGCTTTAGGTAAGTTTGATGAAATTCAATTTTCTGCCGAAGATGCATCCAGGACTGATTGGGATTTTTTAGTAAAAGTATTTAACGAAGTCATTGATGCTGGAGCTAAGATAATAAATATACCTGATACGGTAGGATATGCTGTTCCAAAAGAATTTGGCAGATTAGTAGAGTACGTAAAAGATAATATTCACGACAGAGAAAATGTGACGATAAGCGTTCACTGTCACAACGATCTTGGTATGGCTGTGGTAAACTCACTTTCAGCAGTGGAAAGCGGTGCAGATCAAGTGGAAGTTACTGTATGTGGGATAGGTGAAAGAGCTGGAAATGCTGCTTTAGAAGAAGTCATCATGGCCATAAATACAAGAAAGGATTATTTTAATGTAATCCACGGCATAAACACAAAGGAAATTTACAGCACATGTAAGCTGGTAAGTGAGATGGCAGGGATAGAACTTCAGCCAAACAAAGCCATTGTCGGATTTAACGCCTTTAGGCACACTGCTGGAATCCACCAGCACGGTGTTATAAACAATAAAGCCACCTATGAAATAATGAAACCAGAAGACATAGGTATAACAACTGATCATATATCTATGGGCAAATTATCCGGAAGAAATGCCTTTGAATTGAAGTTAAAAAACATGGGGTTCAATCTTTCGCGAGATGAGGTAAATATTGCTTTTAAGAGATTTAAGGATGTAGCTGATAACAAAAAGGTTGTAGATGATGAAGATATAAGAGAAATCGTAGAAGATGTAATTTTAAACAGTAAGAGTTTTAAGGAGGGAGAGCTTTGGGGTTAA